In one Drosophila gunungcola strain Sukarami chromosome 2R unlocalized genomic scaffold, Dgunungcola_SK_2 000011F, whole genome shotgun sequence genomic region, the following are encoded:
- the LOC128255528 gene encoding uncharacterized protein LOC128255528, protein MWAVNSRHIALPRNMHSIVLAVLISYLSWRVLCEPSVIYKMKNIECSTVPGYSANARCYIKALNWNKAVAQMDVDLVRPLHNISVQLQLFKKDYSNRFQPFLVDVHLNICDLLSKRSFMPYGLIILKVTKRFSNFNHSCPYAGHLIARDAYLPESVFPNFFPLGFYKINITIMENYVRPPNAHVGGIVWYVQAMEPIKTRKTVNITAG, encoded by the exons ATGTGGGCTGTAAATAGCAGACATATCGCACTACCGAGAAACATGCACTCCATTGTTCTTGCCGTATTGATAAGTTACCTATCCTGGAGGGTG ctATGTGAACCCTCTGTTATATACAAAATGAAGAACATCGAGTGCTCGACCGTGCCCGGGTACTCAGCGAACGCTAGGTGCTATATAAAGGCCCTTAACTGGAACAAGGCTGTGGCCCAAATGGATGTGGACCTGGTTAGGCCATTGCATAATATCTCA GTCCAACTCCAACTCTTCAAAAAGGACTACAGCAACAGGTTCCAGCCTTTTCTTGTGGATGTACACTTAAACATATGCGATTTGTTATCAAAGCGAAGCTTCATGCCTTACGGCTTAATTATTCTCAAAGTAACAaagcgattttcaaattttaatcaTAGCTGCCCATATGCCGGTCATTTAATAGCGCGCGACGCATATCTCCCCGAATCTGTTTTTCCAAACTTTTTTCCATTGGGCTtctacaaaataaacattacCATAATGGAAAACTACGTAAGGCCGCCAAATGCACACGTTGGGGGTATTGTGTGGTATGTCCAGGCTATGGAGCCAATCAAGACTAGGAAAACTGTGAATATAACAGCCGGTTAG